The window AAAGCATGATCTCTTTTGATTTTGGTAGTACACGGTAAGCTTCCTCAAGCACTGAAAGTGCCTTATCGTATTGACCTATCATTGAATATACACTGTGCAGTGTAAGGTAAGACTCGTAATCTTTTGGATATAGACCCTTCATCCTCCTTGCTATCTCAAGAGCCTTCTCTTTCTTTTTGAGCTGGAGTTCAATTCTTACGGTATCCACAAAGAGGGTGGGAGTTGGGGATCTCTCCAAGGCTCTCATACAATAGCTTTCAGCTTTCTTAGGGTTTTCCTGCTGAAAGTACCTGCAGAAGAAATAATCGGTATAAGGGTTGTAAGCAAGAGCTGGTGCAAAAAGGAAAAGTATTAAAAAAAGATACCTCATTGAATACTCCTGTGTATAAGTATAGGGATCTCTGCCTTCCTGAGAACTTCCGAAGATGTGCTTCCCAAAAGGACTCTTTGAAGAGTGGAAAGTCCCCTGCTCCCCATAACTAAAAGGTCAACATCTTTATCACTTCTGAGGTAATCAAGTATGGCTTGAACTGGAGTTCCTTCCATTTTTTTTACTTGCGTATCAAATCCCTCCTCTTTAGCTTTGTTCTTGAGCTTTGCAAGGTATTTTTCTTTCTCTTCTCTGTAGCGCTCGCTTATCACGTCCTTTATGTTTGTTACCACAGGTAGCTCTATGGTTTCTTCCACGTGAAGGATCGTTATGCTGGGTCTGAAGGGTTTTAAAAGCTTTAAAGAAAAGTCAAATGCCTCGTCGGCGTATTTGGAAAGGTCATGAGCTATGACTACCTTTTTGAAGCTTTCTATTTCTTTGCCCTTGATTACAAGAAGGGGTTTTTTTGTGTACCTTGCTACCTTCTCAGCAGTTGAGCCTACAAGTATTTTCTCTACAAGACCTTTCCTATGGCTTCCCATCAAGATGAGATCAAAGAGATCCTCCCTTTCAAGGATGGTTTCAGCGGGATCACCTATATCAACCGCAAGTTCTACAGACAGGGGTTTTAAAAAGTCCGCAAGACCGGAAAGTTTTTGCATAGCTTCTTCTTCCTTCTTCTTTTCAAGGTCAGAGAGAAGCTCAAGATCTACGACACTCATACCAAAACTTTCAGGATAAGGCAGGTAAAGTATTGGTGATACTACGTGAAGGAGAGTTACCTTAGCTTGATGAGTTTGCGCTATGTTTTTTGCTAACCTGATGATCTGATTTGTTATCTCTGTAAAGTCTACCGGCACAAGTAACTTCATAGTATCTTCACTCATGTTATAAACCCTCTAAATTAGATTTTACCGCATCTTCTATATAAGGGTAAGATCCTTGTGTACCTGCAAGTACGTCAGTTCCCAAAGATAGCCCTTTTGTGAGAAAAACTTTTCCGCCCGCCTCCTTTACTATGAGTGTACCTGCGCATATATCCCAAGGGTTTAGCTCAAACTCCACAAGCCCATCAAACACTCCTTCAGCAACAAAGCACAGATCCACAGCTGCGGCTCCAGGTCTCCTCATAGCTCCTGCTTTATCAAAAAGCTCTCTGAATATCCTCCAGTAGATGTTGAGATCCCTCTTTGCCCTCGAAGGAAAGCCGTAAGCAATGAAGAACTGTTTTACATGCGTTCTTTGGCTCACCGTTATTCTTTTACCGTTTTTGTATGCACCTCCATTTTTAAAAGCCCAGTAAAGTGCATCAAAATGAGGAAGATAAACAGCCCCCACTATGGGTTCTCTGCGATAAGTTAAGCCTACTGATACTCCAAAGATGGGAAAACCCGCTATGTAGTTTTTTGTACCGTCAAGGGGATCTATGTACCATACATAATCGTTGCTGTCAGCCCCACCTTCCTCTTCCCCTACTATGTCGTGATCCGGAAAGTTTAACCTTATGTACCTTCTTATTCTCTCTTCGGAGCTTTTGTCCACAATGCTCACCACATCTTTCTCTGACTTTTCTTCCACATCCTTTTGAGAAAGCTTTCCGAAGTGTTCCTTCAGCACTAAACCGCCTATGAGAGCTGATTCTTTGGCAACTTTGAGAAAAGTTTCTAAGTTTTCCATAGGGTTTAAAAAAGTATATCACATAAGCCTCAAAAAAGGTATCTCACTCAGCGTGGGATGGGGGATAGGAAGCCTTGACATCAGATTGAGATCCAGCTCAGCGTGAAGGGAAACCGTAATGCTTGATATCACTTCTCCCGCACCCTTTGAGAGTATCTCGCATCCTATGAGAAAGCCCTTACTATCAAAGTAAAGAAAACACATACCATCTTCCGAATGGTGTATGTGAGAAGATGCAAACGCTCTAAGACTAACACTCTTTTCGGTATATCTTATTCCCCTTTTTTCAAGATCTACTTTAGTTAGTCCCACCTTAGCATAGGAGAGGGGTAAAGTGTACAGCACGTAAGGTACATCTTCTGGTTTTATGTAAAAGCCTTTCTCTCCGAGTATCCTCTTGCTAACGCTTATGGATTGTAGTCTCGCAGCGTGAGCAGTTTGAGAAAGTCCGTTTACATCACCTACTGCATAGTGATCCCTTATTGAAGCCTCGTAATGCGCATCAACGATAATATGACCGTACTCATCTTTTTGTAACAGATTCCCCACGTACTCGGAATTGGGAATCCTCTTTTTAACGAGAAGCGTAGTATTTTCAACTTCCTTTTTAAAGTCTCTGGAAGTATACAAACTTATCCCTAAAGAATCAAGATTCTTAAGTAATCTGTTTTTTATACTCGGATGTGAGAAGCTAAGAGGATCATCAAAGTAAAGTCTCACCTGAGAACCAAGTATGGCAAAAAAGGTAGCAAACTCAAAAGCGATCGGATCATCTCCTACTATGTCAAGTTTTTCTGGAAGGCTATCTAAGTTAAGTATGTGATCCGTGGTTAATACCTTTCTACCGTCAGGATCAATGCCAAAGCCGGACGCTTGTCTCTTACCTGTATTTATTATTATGTACCTACCTTTTATATACCTTTCTCCAACACTTACCGTGTATTTATCCGTAAGCCTTCCTTCACCGTAAAGTAAATCTATGCCTTTTAGGAGCTTCTCTATATCATCCCTAAGCCTTTTTCTAAGTTTGTCCTTATGCTCCACAAGGCTTTTAAGTTTTAGATTTCCATCCTTCCAATCTATGAGTCTTGACATTTTCATATCGTACAATTTTTGAGCCTCAAATAGATAAAGCTTTGTAGGTATGCATCCATAATGGAGACATACACCACCTAAGTTTTCCCTTTCTTTTTCCACTATGGCTACCTTTAGTCCTCTGTTTCTGAGAAGCTCAGCACCGGTATAAGCCAGCCCTCCACCTAGTATAATCACATCGTAATCAAACATTTATAGATCCTTCTTTAAAGACTTCAGGTAATTTTTGTCAAGTACCTTCTCCTTCAGGTACTTTACGAATAGAGCTCCGTGAGTACCGTTGACCGCTCTGTGATCAAAGGTGAAGTTTACACTTGCCCTGCCGTCTTCACCGAGCGCGCCAACCGACATTATACACACCTGACCGTAGGGTATGACCGCGTCAAAGGAGGTTATTCCGAACATACCCATATTGGATAAGGTGAGTGTTCCACTTTTTAAGTCTTCTAAGGTGAGCCTACCAGTCTGCGCCTTTTCTTTAAGTTCTTTCACCTCCTTAGCTATATCGGGAAGATTTTTTCTGTTTACCTTTTTTACGATTGGGGCATAAAGCTCGTCACCTATGGATATTGCAACTCCAACATTCGCATTAGGCATTATAAGGTAGTGATCTTCTTCAACTGTAGCTCTCAACCTATCAAAGTACATCATCGCATCACCTACGATCTTTACAAGCCAGTGTGTTAGGGTGATGTCTTTGTCCCAAGGTATTAAAGACAGATCAAAGGTTTCGTATATTCTAAAGTGTGGGTGTTGTATGCTCTTAGTAAGATTAGCTATTAGACTCCTTTGAACGCTTGATATGGGTACTTTTTTGGGTATATCAAACTCCTCAATGTATTCCGAAAGCATATCCTCGTTTATCTTTTCACCCTTAAAAAACTCTACGAGCTTTTCTGGATCTATAGGGTAATCTTTCAAAGTCTCAAGTGCTTTGGGTGTAAAGTATCTCTCATTGAGGAGTTTTTTTATATCTTTTTCGTGCGCCGGTGAAGGTAGTTTCCCTTCCTTTTGAAGCTCTGATATATTTACTCCGTATTTAGAAGCTATAACCCTTGCATACGGAGATGCAAAACCGGGAGGAAGCTCTATCCTTCCTTCTGCTTTTATTTCCTCCCTCTTTTCTTCCACTTTTTCCGCAACTCTTTCTTCAGTTTTTATCTCCACAGGTTTTTCTACGGCAGGTCTCTTTTCAGTTAGTTCTATTATGGCTATAGGTGTTTTTACAGGTACTTCTTCACCTTCCTTTGTGATGATCTTTTTAATAATTCCACTTCTAAAAGATTGAAGCTCCATAACAGCCTTTTCAGCTTCTATCTCGGCTAAAACTTCTCCTTTCTCCACATAGTCACCTTCCTTTTTTATCCAACGCACTATTTTCCCTCTTTCCATAGTGTCAGAAAATTGAGGCATAACTACCTCATAATCCATGTCTCTTCCCCCATTGGAGTATCTGGTGGTATATACTTTCCGGTGTAGGTATGGCTAAGAGCTCAAGTTTCCTGCTATAGGGTATGGGAACTTCCTCCCCTGCTATCCTCAAAGGTGGAGCATCCAAAAAGTAAAACATCTCTTCGCTAACTCTGGCTGAAATTTCTGCACCCAGTCCGAGACTTTTTGGTGCTTCGTAAACAATGACAAGTCTCCTTGTATTCTTCACTGAGTTATATATGGTTTCAAAATCTATAGGTCTCAGAGAGAGAAGATCTATAACTTGACACGATATATCTTCTCTTTCTTTTAAGTACTCGCAAGCTTTTAAAACATCATGAACCATTTTAAGGTAAGACACTACAGTTATGTCTTTGCCTTCCCTTAAAACCCTCGCCTTAAAAGGGTCAAAGTTCTTCACGTACTCAAATTCAAAATCCATAGGATAAAGGAGTGTGTGTTCGAGAAGTATAACTGGATCGTCAAGCTTTATAGCGTAAAGTGTTATGTGATAGGCGCTTGTTGCATCGGAAGAGCAAAAGACATAAATGCCGGGAACAGATGCGAACATGTGTTCCAGACTCTGAGAATGTTGAGCTGCGAGCTGTTTACCAACCCCTTGAGGCATTCGTACTACGAGCGGTAAGGCTATCTTCCCACCACTCATATACCTGAGTTTGGACATGTTGTTTACTATCTGATCCATGGCAAGCATAGAGAAGTTCGCCGTCATGATCTCCGCAACGGGTCTTAATCCCATCATCGCCATGCCTATGGCTGTCCCTACTATGGAGTTTTCCGCTATAGGTGTGTCTATTACCCTCCTTTGTCCGTACTTAGCAAAGAGTCCATCCGTTACTTTGTAGTTACCTCCGTAAAAACCCACATCCTCCCCAAGTATAACTACCCTCGGATCTGTCTCCATGGCATGGTCAAGAGCTAAGTTTATGGCATCACGGTATAACATCCGCACAAACTCCACAGTATATATCTTTGTATAGCTCTTCAAGTTCAGGTTCGGGCGAGCTGAGAGCAAACTCCACAGCTTCCTCTATTATCTGGGATACTCTCTCATCCATCAGTCTTATCTGCTCTTCCGTGAGCCATCCCGTTTTTAAGGCTCTTATTTTCAGGTTCTCTATGGGATCTTTTTTTCTATATGTTTCCATCTCTCTCGGGGATCTGTAGTCACCTTTGTCAGCCATAGAGTGTCCTTCGTATCTGTAGGTGATAGCTTCTATAAAGTAGGGTTTACCATACTCCTCCAAGTACTTTTTTGCACCGACGACAGCATCGTAAACCGCAAAAACATCCATACCGTCTACTTGTACAGCTGGCATGTAATCTTTCGCTTTCAGGTATATGTCTTTGAAGGCTGAAACTCTATCTATCCTTGTACCTATTGCGTAGAAGTTATTTTCGCATAAAAAAAGGACAGGTACTTCCCAAACAACCGCGAGATTTATAGACTCAAAAAAGCTTCCTCCGTTTGTAGCTCCGTCACCAAAGATGGCAAGAACTCCCGCTCTTTCCCCCATATACTTTCTGGCATAAGCCGCTCCTACCGCGTGGGGCAGGTGAGCGCCTACTATGGCATTCCCTCCGTAAAAGTCAAGTTTTGGCTCGTAAAGGTGCATAGAACCACCCTTACCTTTTGAAACACCTGTCACCTTACCGAAAAGCTCAGCCATTATGAGTTTGGGATCCATACCCCTTGCAAGAGCAAGCACATGCTCTCTGTAAGGGCAAAAGAGGTCCCCTTTGCCAAAACCAAAAACCGCACCTACGCTGACCGCTTCCTGTCCTATGTCAAGATGCAAAAATCCGCCTATGTTCCCCTTCATGTATTCTTCCTTCGCCCTCATTTCCAGCTCCCTACCCAATCTCATATAAAAGTAAAACTTTTCAGCCAGACTTTGACTCATCACATTCCCCCAAATTAATTATCATACAGTTTTTAAAAGAACTCAAGCTCGGGATTTACTGGAATGGTACCGTACCTTGCCCCTTCCACTATCGCCTTCCTGCCAACTACTTTTACCCTACCTTCGCATATCCATCTTACTGCTTGAGGAAGGATTCTGTGTTCGTATGAAAGTATGCGGTGTGATAGAGAGTCCTCCGTATCTTCCGGAAGTACAGGTACACAAGCCTGAACTATTACTGGTCCGCTGTCTAACTCCTCAGTCACAAAATGAACTGTACAACCCGTTATCTTAGAGCCGAATTCTAAAGCTTGTCTTTGGGCATTCTTTCCCAAAAAGGCGGGCGTAAGAGAAGGGTGTATGTTTATGATCTTCATAGGGAAAGCTCTTATAAAGTAGGGAGACAAAATGCGCATAAAACCTGCAAGTACAATGAGATCAACACCTACCTCTTCCAACCTTCTGAGCATCTCCTCTTCAAAAGATTCCGTAGTATCAAAATCCCTCCTCCTTACTATTGTATAAGGTATGTTGTGCGCCTTGCACCTCTCTATAGCGTAAGCTCCAGATCTATCAGATATCACCATGTTTATACTGCAATGAAGTTTGCCAGAGCTTATTGCGTCTATGAGAGCTTGTAGGTTAGACCCCCTACCTGACACGAGTATACCTAATTTCATGTTATGATAGTATATCCGAATATGTGCACAGAAGGAGGCTTAGTATGAATGTGGAATTCATAGGAAAGGGTGTTGACTGGACTGATGCTATGAAAAGTTTTGTGGAAGGTAAGCTTGAAAGGCTATCAAGGTTTTTAAAGGAAGCTGAGGAGGATCAGGTCGAAGTTGTGGTTACCCTTTCCAGCACCAGAGCAAAACAGAAAGATTTTGCAGGTGACAGTAGACCTACCCTGTACAGAATAGATATAGACATCTACCTGAAGACTTGGGGAGGTGGTAGCGTTCACGCCTGGGAAGAAGACATAGATGTATTTTCCGCGCTTGACAGGGTTATGGATGAGGTAGAGAGACAGATCATAAAGTTAAAGCAGCGCAGACACGAGATAAGGAGAAGGGGAGCAAAAATGAAAGAGGAGATCTTAGCTGCGGAGGTGATCCCTTCCGAAGAGAGAGAACTTCCACCGATAATTGAGGAGGACCTCGTTATTGAAAAACCTATGAGCCTTGAGGATGCTTTGTTTGAGCTTAAGGATACAGGTGTATACTTCCTACCTTTTGTGGATGTGGAGACAGGAACTTTGAAGATCTTATACAGAAAAAGGGGAGGGAACTTTGGTGTTATAAACACCAAATGTAAGGTGATGTGAGCTTTTACGGGCAGACTTCCTTCTCTTCTACCTTTACCAGCTTACCATCCTGATAGTATCTTGTCTTTACTATCTTGCAATCTCCCCTTGAGGCTACAGGTTCGGCATAAACTTTCTCCCTTCCATCTTCGGACCTATATTCAACAGGTCTATTGTTTACAGCTGCTTCCCTTGCAGCCCTTGCAGCTATTTCTGTTATGGTTCCTCCAAGAACGGCACCGAGAACACCTCCTATGACGGCTCCTCTCCACCTGTTATTCTTATCTATGAGTGCGCCCGCTATCGCACCGCCTGCAGCACCTACACCTGCACCCTGATAAGTCCTTTCAGATGTTACCTGACCACAGCTCACGAGAAATATAACCGGTATCATGAACAAGGCTACTTTATTCATGCTAAACCTCCTTAGTTATTTAAGAGTATAACCCCTTGAGGATAAAAATTCCATGAAAATTTTGAGGGATCGCAAACCATCTTCATGAAGTCCGTTGTAGAGACACTTAGTGAAGTATGTTAAAAGCTCGTCGTACCTAAAACCGTCAACCTCTATCTTTCCATCAAAGAGATCTTTGTAAAAGGCTTCCATGGATATTTTACAGAGTTCTTCTATTCTCTCAGAAAGCCAAGAAGGAGCATCCTTTCTGACTGTGAAGAGTGCAAAGACAAATGGGAGTTTATGTATCCTATACCATTCCTCCGCAAGGTCATAAATGTAGATGTATCTTCCAGCTTTCTTTTCAAAAAGTGCCTCATCTCCTATGAGGAGAAGGCAATCAGCCTCCTTTCTATCTTCCGTATAGATGGGTTTGAGGCGGTAAACCTCCTCAAGTATGTACACGCTCAAGTATCTTGATGTTACG of the Hydrogenobacter sp. genome contains:
- a CDS encoding universal stress protein, whose translation is MSEDTMKLLVPVDFTEITNQIIRLAKNIAQTHQAKVTLLHVVSPILYLPYPESFGMSVVDLELLSDLEKKKEEEAMQKLSGLADFLKPLSVELAVDIGDPAETILEREDLFDLILMGSHRKGLVEKILVGSTAEKVARYTKKPLLVIKGKEIESFKKVVIAHDLSKYADEAFDFSLKLLKPFRPSITILHVEETIELPVVTNIKDVISERYREEKEKYLAKLKNKAKEEGFDTQVKKMEGTPVQAILDYLRSDKDVDLLVMGSRGLSTLQRVLLGSTSSEVLRKAEIPILIHRSIQ
- a CDS encoding inositol monophosphatase family protein, with amino-acid sequence MENLETFLKVAKESALIGGLVLKEHFGKLSQKDVEEKSEKDVVSIVDKSSEERIRRYIRLNFPDHDIVGEEEGGADSNDYVWYIDPLDGTKNYIAGFPIFGVSVGLTYRREPIVGAVYLPHFDALYWAFKNGGAYKNGKRITVSQRTHVKQFFIAYGFPSRAKRDLNIYWRIFRELFDKAGAMRRPGAAAVDLCFVAEGVFDGLVEFELNPWDICAGTLIVKEAGGKVFLTKGLSLGTDVLAGTQGSYPYIEDAVKSNLEGL
- a CDS encoding NAD(P)/FAD-dependent oxidoreductase, translated to MFDYDVIILGGGLAYTGAELLRNRGLKVAIVEKERENLGGVCLHYGCIPTKLYLFEAQKLYDMKMSRLIDWKDGNLKLKSLVEHKDKLRKRLRDDIEKLLKGIDLLYGEGRLTDKYTVSVGERYIKGRYIIINTGKRQASGFGIDPDGRKVLTTDHILNLDSLPEKLDIVGDDPIAFEFATFFAILGSQVRLYFDDPLSFSHPSIKNRLLKNLDSLGISLYTSRDFKKEVENTTLLVKKRIPNSEYVGNLLQKDEYGHIIVDAHYEASIRDHYAVGDVNGLSQTAHAARLQSISVSKRILGEKGFYIKPEDVPYVLYTLPLSYAKVGLTKVDLEKRGIRYTEKSVSLRAFASSHIHHSEDGMCFLYFDSKGFLIGCEILSKGAGEVISSITVSLHAELDLNLMSRLPIPHPTLSEIPFLRLM
- a CDS encoding dihydrolipoamide acetyltransferase family protein; this encodes MDYEVVMPQFSDTMERGKIVRWIKKEGDYVEKGEVLAEIEAEKAVMELQSFRSGIIKKIITKEGEEVPVKTPIAIIELTEKRPAVEKPVEIKTEERVAEKVEEKREEIKAEGRIELPPGFASPYARVIASKYGVNISELQKEGKLPSPAHEKDIKKLLNERYFTPKALETLKDYPIDPEKLVEFFKGEKINEDMLSEYIEEFDIPKKVPISSVQRSLIANLTKSIQHPHFRIYETFDLSLIPWDKDITLTHWLVKIVGDAMMYFDRLRATVEEDHYLIMPNANVGVAISIGDELYAPIVKKVNRKNLPDIAKEVKELKEKAQTGRLTLEDLKSGTLTLSNMGMFGITSFDAVIPYGQVCIMSVGALGEDGRASVNFTFDHRAVNGTHGALFVKYLKEKVLDKNYLKSLKKDL
- a CDS encoding alpha-ketoacid dehydrogenase subunit beta, with amino-acid sequence MLYRDAINLALDHAMETDPRVVILGEDVGFYGGNYKVTDGLFAKYGQRRVIDTPIAENSIVGTAIGMAMMGLRPVAEIMTANFSMLAMDQIVNNMSKLRYMSGGKIALPLVVRMPQGVGKQLAAQHSQSLEHMFASVPGIYVFCSSDATSAYHITLYAIKLDDPVILLEHTLLYPMDFEFEYVKNFDPFKARVLREGKDITVVSYLKMVHDVLKACEYLKEREDISCQVIDLLSLRPIDFETIYNSVKNTRRLVIVYEAPKSLGLGAEISARVSEEMFYFLDAPPLRIAGEEVPIPYSRKLELLAIPTPESIYHQILQWGKRHGL
- a CDS encoding thiamine pyrophosphate-dependent enzyme, whose product is MSQSLAEKFYFYMRLGRELEMRAKEEYMKGNIGGFLHLDIGQEAVSVGAVFGFGKGDLFCPYREHVLALARGMDPKLIMAELFGKVTGVSKGKGGSMHLYEPKLDFYGGNAIVGAHLPHAVGAAYARKYMGERAGVLAIFGDGATNGGSFFESINLAVVWEVPVLFLCENNFYAIGTRIDRVSAFKDIYLKAKDYMPAVQVDGMDVFAVYDAVVGAKKYLEEYGKPYFIEAITYRYEGHSMADKGDYRSPREMETYRKKDPIENLKIRALKTGWLTEEQIRLMDERVSQIIEEAVEFALSSPEPELEELYKDIYCGVCADVIP
- the purN gene encoding phosphoribosylglycinamide formyltransferase, giving the protein MKLGILVSGRGSNLQALIDAISSGKLHCSINMVISDRSGAYAIERCKAHNIPYTIVRRRDFDTTESFEEEMLRRLEEVGVDLIVLAGFMRILSPYFIRAFPMKIINIHPSLTPAFLGKNAQRQALEFGSKITGCTVHFVTEELDSGPVIVQACVPVLPEDTEDSLSHRILSYEHRILPQAVRWICEGRVKVVGRKAIVEGARYGTIPVNPELEFF
- the raiA gene encoding ribosome-associated translation inhibitor RaiA, translating into MNVEFIGKGVDWTDAMKSFVEGKLERLSRFLKEAEEDQVEVVVTLSSTRAKQKDFAGDSRPTLYRIDIDIYLKTWGGGSVHAWEEDIDVFSALDRVMDEVERQIIKLKQRRHEIRRRGAKMKEEILAAEVIPSEERELPPIIEEDLVIEKPMSLEDALFELKDTGVYFLPFVDVETGTLKILYRKRGGNFGVINTKCKVM
- a CDS encoding YMGG-like glycine zipper-containing protein, giving the protein MNKVALFMIPVIFLVSCGQVTSERTYQGAGVGAAGGAIAGALIDKNNRWRGAVIGGVLGAVLGGTITEIAARAAREAAVNNRPVEYRSEDGREKVYAEPVASRGDCKIVKTRYYQDGKLVKVEEKEVCP
- a CDS encoding menaquinone biosynthesis protein; this encodes MIRIGKVSYLNTMPLFYKWEDPKLELVSGHPSNLVRMLRKGSIHAGIVSSAEYLINMDLYTYVPNVSISSRERVCSVLFFSKVPIDKVKKVYLTPNSVTSRYLSVYILEEVYRLKPIYTEDRKEADCLLLIGDEALFEKKAGRYIYIYDLAEEWYRIHKLPFVFALFTVRKDAPSWLSERIEELCKISMEAFYKDLFDGKIEVDGFRYDELLTYFTKCLYNGLHEDGLRSLKIFMEFLSSRGYTLK